A window of Bacillus sp. DX3.1 genomic DNA:
TCTCGTGCTCTTCTTCCTCTTCCTCTTCTAACTCTTGTTCTTTACGTTCCTCTAGTTGAAACGGCTCAAATGCATAATCTTCCCATCCATCTGATTCTGTATGAACCGTAACTTCTTCAGCCTCCACTGGCACTGGTACTTCGACCTCATCCACTGCTGTTATTTCCTGGTCTCTCTCAACTTCCACATGCTCGATTTCTTCCTCTTGTACTTCATCCTGCAGTCTCTCTTCATCGCATAAACCAGAGATTGATATATCCGCTAATAGTTGTAAACAACCATTTTCCTTTAATTCATAATCAAATTCCTCAATGGAAACATACAATTCCTCAATTTGTTTCACTCGATTTCGCGGGATCGAAATTTCTAACGGAAAAGAATGTACGAGCTCGTTCACACCATCTTCTCGTGTTTCTACATAATCGATTGATTTGGCCGGAGATAAATCTCTTAACGAAAACGCAGAATCATCTTCTCTTGCAACATATTCCCCCGTTAAATCCAACTGCCCTCTTACAATTACTTCATAATCAAGCTCTTCTATCTCAACGTCTGGATCTAACGAAATTGACAAAAGTTCTTCGACTTCCTGTCCCTTTTGGAACCAAACCGATTCTTTTAATGAAAACCGCAATGAAGTATGCTGATCTGCTGCCACCTCTATTTCCCCCTCTCAAACTATATGTCATTACAGGTTTATGTGCAGAGGAGCGACTTTATGAATAAAAAAATCGCTCTCCTGTGGAGAGCGATTCTCACGTTGTTGAAAAAAGATTATGTTAAGAAAATGCCGAATTTTTTTGGCATTTTCTTGATTTCTATTTGTTTTATAGAATGGTTTCTTCTATAATTTGATGTGTTAGGTGTAAACCAACTTGCTTAAGCGAGCGTAGTTTGGTCCACTTTTTTAAGTTTTGTATGATGGCGGTCATCAAAACTTGTACTTTAACCTTTTGAACTCCACGGTATCGTGCATAGCGCAAACCGTGGAGTTCTTTACTATGTGCGAAACTCAGTTCAACCGTAGACGGACGAACGGAACGGAGAATTTTTCCTCTTATTGATAAGCGCTGTTCTCTTAACTGATCGTAAATTTCTTGATGGATAGAAATTCGCAACACACGATCTTGGTTTTCTTTTTTCGCAAATGGACAGGATTGACAACTTCCTTTAGGTGGTCTGAATTCATGATAACCTTGACGATTCGTTGTTTTATAATAAAACGGTACACCGCAAGGACAGGCGTAGAGATCCTCGTTTACTTGTTTAAATTGATAACGACGGCACTTTGGATGATCCTTCGTTGTAAATCGACGATAAGACATGTAGACGAAGAAGCCACGTTGAAACAACCTTCGCGCGAGGGAAGCGTTGTAGTAGCCTGAATCAAGGGCGATTTCTTTCGCATACTTCCCCAATAATTGATTTAACCGTTCAACTTGTCCGATCAATTTACGATGCCCAGGCACATTCGCGGCGGTGACATCTGTGGCGATGATAAAGTTATGAAGCGAATCCACGATACGGTGCTCAAAATAGGCAAAGCGTCCGCGTTGATCGTGTTTGACGGACAAGCGAGCGTCAGAATCTACAGGGCTAATGTTTGTCTGTTTTTCTTCTATTTTTGAGCCTTTCGCTTGTAAAGGTTTCTTCCCATGACGCACACGGTGATCGTTAATCATCACTAAATCCTCATCTTTTTCTTCTATTACTTTTTCTTCCGCCAAGATTTCGCGTACACGCTTATTCGCATTCGCTTTTAATTCTGTTTCATCCGCCACCCATGTTTCGTTTGCGATAAACCCTTCTTGTTGAATCACACGAAGGCAATGCTGAAAAAGCTCCTCCCAAAACGTCGCATTTCGTAGACGTTGCGAGAGAAACTTAGAGATTGTTGAGTGATCTGGAATCTTCTCATTCGAGGAAATCCCTAAAAACCAACGATACGTCGCATTCTGTTTTACTTGATTACATGTAAAACGAACCGAGCGAAAGCCTTCCAAATACTGAATTAATAAGATTTTCACTAACATAATCGGATCTTTCGTTGGTCGACCGATACGATGTGGATAGAACACTTCCAATCGCCTTGTCACAAAATCCCAATCCATCACTTGATCCATCTTTACTAAATGATGCGAAGCATCATACATCATTTCATAGTACTTTCGATTTTCTTCAATTTCTTTCATGGAATATGTAACGTACATAAAAAATCTCCTCGCTTCATTTCATTCACGAGGAGATTTTATCGAAATTTTCAGGTTTTGTCTATTGACTAGATTGTTTTTCAACAGTATGAAAAATCGCTCTCCTGTGGAGAGCGATTCTGTTACGCCTTTAATTTTGACATCGCAATTTCTGCTGCCGCACTCGTTGCTTCGATATCAGCATCACTATGTGCCGTCGATAAGAACAAACCTTCAAATTGAGAAGGTGGTAAAAATACGCCTTGTTCTACCATTTCACGATAATATGCCGCAAAGAATTCTAAGTTTGAAGATTTTGCTGTCTCGTAATTAATGACTGTTTCATTTGTAAAGAAAATACCAATCATAGAACCCGCACGGTTAATGTGATGTGGAATGCCGTGCTTTTCAGCCGCTTTACGTAATCCGTTTTCTAACATTTCCGCTTTACGTTCAAACTCTTGATAGCAATCTGGAGTTAATTGCACAAGCGTTTCATAACCCGCTGTCATTGCAAGTGGATTACCAGACAATGTGCCAGCTTGATAAATTGGTCCGCTCGGTGCAACTTGGCGCATAATTTCCGCCTTACCACCGTATGCCCCTACCGGCAAACCACCACCAATTACTTTTCCTAAACATGTTAAGTCAGGTGTTACACCGTAATACCCTTGTCCACAATTATAAGCAACGCGGAATCCTGTCATTACTTCATCAAAAATAAGCAACGCACCGTTTTGTTCTGTCACTTCACGAAGCCCTTCTAAAAATCCAGGAAGCGGTGGAACAACCCCCATATTTCCTGCTACTGGTTCTACAATGATACAAGCGATATCATCGCCGAATTGCTCAAAAGCATATTTTACGCTTTCTAAATCGTTATACGCCACGGTAATCGTATTTTTCGCTACACCTTCTGGTACACCAGGACTATCTGGTAAACCCAGTGTCGCAACACCTGAGCCTGCTTTAATTAATAAAGAATCACCATGACCATGGTAACAGCCTTCAAATTTTAAAATTTTATTACGGCCTGTATAACCACGTGCTAAACGGAGTGCACTCATTGTCGCTTCCGTTCCAGAGTTCACCATACGTACAATTTCAATGGACGGCACACGCTCGATTACAAGCTGCGCTAATTTATTTTCAATTTCTGTTGGCGCACCAAAGCTTGTTCCTTTTTCAGCAACAGCTTTTAATGATTCCACAACACGCTCATTTGCATGTCCATGAATTAATGGTCCCCATGATAATACGTAATCGATGTATTCATTCCCATCGATATCGTACACTTTAGAGCCTTTTCCGCGCTCCATAAACAGCGGATTCATACCGACAGACTTAAAAGCACGAACCGGACTATTTACACCACCTGGCATTAAATCTTGCGCCGTTTCAAATGCTTCAATCGATTTATCGAACTTTTTCATTATTTTGCGCCTCCCTCTTGTAACCATCTCGCTGCATCTTTCGCATGATACGTAATGATTAAATCTGCTCCTGCACGTTTCATGCTTAATAATTTCTCAAGTACGATCTCTTTTTCGTTAATCCAACTATTTTGCGCCGCTGCTTTAATCATAGAATATTCTCCACTCACATTATAAGCAACAATCGGTAAATTGAAATTATTTTTCACATCACGAATAATATCTAAATAAGAAAGAGCTGGTTTTACAATTAAGAAGTCTGCTCCTTCCATTACATCTGATTCAGCTTCGCGGAATGCTTCCATGCGGTTTGCTGGATCCATTTGGTACGTTTTACGATCCCCAAACTGTGGAGCACCATGAGCTGCGTCGCGGAATGGACCGTAAAATGCTGATGAGTATTTCACTGCATATGACATAACTGGTACGTGCGCAAAGCCATTTTCATCTAATGCATGGCGAATTGCTGCTACAAAGCCGTCCATCATGTTAGATGGAGCAATAATATCTGCTCCTGCTTTCGCTTGGCTTACTGCTGTTTTTGCAAGGACCTCTAACGATTCATCATTTAAAATGATTCCGTCTTCAATAACGCCGCAATGTCCATGGCTTGTATATTGACATAAACATGTATCCGCAACTACTACTAACTCTGGGAATTGCTCTTTAATTTGCTTAATCGCACGTTGTA
This region includes:
- the hemB gene encoding porphobilinogen synthase produces the protein MSSLQFNRHRRLRQSGSMRALVRETFLHTEDFIYPIFVLEGENVRNEVPSMPDVYQISLDLLQAEMQEVVDLGIRSVIVFGLPAEKDEVGSSAYCEHGIVQRAIKQIKEQFPELVVVADTCLCQYTSHGHCGVIEDGIILNDESLEVLAKTAVSQAKAGADIIAPSNMMDGFVAAIRHALDENGFAHVPVMSYAVKYSSAFYGPFRDAAHGAPQFGDRKTYQMDPANRMEAFREAESDVMEGADFLIVKPALSYLDIIRDVKNNFNLPIVAYNVSGEYSMIKAAAQNSWINEKEIVLEKLLSMKRAGADLIITYHAKDAARWLQEGGAK
- a CDS encoding IS1182 family transposase, with the protein product MYVTYSMKEIEENRKYYEMMYDASHHLVKMDQVMDWDFVTRRLEVFYPHRIGRPTKDPIMLVKILLIQYLEGFRSVRFTCNQVKQNATYRWFLGISSNEKIPDHSTISKFLSQRLRNATFWEELFQHCLRVIQQEGFIANETWVADETELKANANKRVREILAEEKVIEEKDEDLVMINDHRVRHGKKPLQAKGSKIEEKQTNISPVDSDARLSVKHDQRGRFAYFEHRIVDSLHNFIIATDVTAANVPGHRKLIGQVERLNQLLGKYAKEIALDSGYYNASLARRLFQRGFFVYMSYRRFTTKDHPKCRRYQFKQVNEDLYACPCGVPFYYKTTNRQGYHEFRPPKGSCQSCPFAKKENQDRVLRISIHQEIYDQLREQRLSIRGKILRSVRPSTVELSFAHSKELHGLRYARYRGVQKVKVQVLMTAIIQNLKKWTKLRSLKQVGLHLTHQIIEETIL
- the spoVID gene encoding stage VI sporulation protein D codes for the protein MAADQHTSLRFSLKESVWFQKGQEVEELLSISLDPDVEIEELDYEVIVRGQLDLTGEYVAREDDSAFSLRDLSPAKSIDYVETREDGVNELVHSFPLEISIPRNRVKQIEELYVSIEEFDYELKENGCLQLLADISISGLCDEERLQDEVQEEEIEHVEVERDQEITAVDEVEVPVPVEAEEVTVHTESDGWEDYAFEPFQLEERKEQELEEEEEEEHEIEEREEQKETTPQFELFGRKDSKKGKAEQLKEEQEEPAYSQRDENALYLTKLFTKEPEEEFTKLRMYFVQEGDTIESVAERYETTVQHLHRVNQTDDIYLTAGQIIYIPVSKVKTK
- the hemL gene encoding glutamate-1-semialdehyde 2,1-aminomutase, with the protein product MKKFDKSIEAFETAQDLMPGGVNSPVRAFKSVGMNPLFMERGKGSKVYDIDGNEYIDYVLSWGPLIHGHANERVVESLKAVAEKGTSFGAPTEIENKLAQLVIERVPSIEIVRMVNSGTEATMSALRLARGYTGRNKILKFEGCYHGHGDSLLIKAGSGVATLGLPDSPGVPEGVAKNTITVAYNDLESVKYAFEQFGDDIACIIVEPVAGNMGVVPPLPGFLEGLREVTEQNGALLIFDEVMTGFRVAYNCGQGYYGVTPDLTCLGKVIGGGLPVGAYGGKAEIMRQVAPSGPIYQAGTLSGNPLAMTAGYETLVQLTPDCYQEFERKAEMLENGLRKAAEKHGIPHHINRAGSMIGIFFTNETVINYETAKSSNLEFFAAYYREMVEQGVFLPPSQFEGLFLSTAHSDADIEATSAAAEIAMSKLKA